The window GCTCCGATATCGTCACATACTACTTTACATTCGTAGTCATTGTCATATAGAACTTCTAAATGCTCTGCTACGAACCCTACAGGCGTATAAACAAACGTAGTATATCCTTCTTGTTCGTGTAATTCACGAGTTAAATCTTGTACGTCTGGACCAATCCATGGCTCAGGAGTTTGTCCTGCACTTTGCCAGCCGACTGCATAATTTTTCACGCCTGCTGCCCCGGCAATCAGATCTGCAGTTTCTTGCAATTGGTCTGGATATGGATCACCTAGTTCTTTAATTTTTTCTGGTAGTGAGTGAGCAGATACGATTAAGCATGCTTTTTCGCGTTGCTCCTCAGTCATTTCTGCAAATGCTGCACTTACTTTATCGCTCCAGTACTGGATGAATTTTGGTTCATCGTACCAGCTTTCAATTGAAGTAATTTTTAGGTTGCCAAGCTTTTCTGCTTCCTCTTTAATACGGCCATTATAGGATTTAATAGAGAATGTTGAGAAATGCGGTGCTAATACCATTGATACCGCTTCAGTAATGCCATCTTTATGCATTTCTGCAACAGCATCCTCTAAGAAAGGCTCGATATGCTTTAAGCCAATATAGAGCTTGAATTCAATTTCATCTTGTAATTCATTTAAACGGTCACATAATCCTCTTGCTTGGCTTTCTGTAATTTTAGCAAGCGGTGAAATCCCGCCTATTGCTTCATAACGACCAGTTAAATCAGCTAGCTGCTCATCACTTGGTTTACGACCATGTCTGATATGTGTATAATATCGTTCAATATCCGCTTCAGAGTATGGGGTTCCGTAAGCCATTACTAATAATCCCATTGTTTTTTTCATCATATTCACCTCATAAAAATTTAGTTTGATTTTGCTGTGATTAGTTCTTTACTATAATCATGAACAAAGGAAGTTAAACGTTTAAGTGTGTCTGGATCTACTTCAGGGAACACGCCATGGCCGAGGTTGAAAATATGTCCTGGCTGTGCCACACCTTGCTCTACAATAATTTTTGCGCGTTTTTCAATCTCTGCCCATTCACCAATTAGATAAGATGGATCTAAGTTCCCCATCAATGGCTTCGTCAATCCTTTTGCACGAGCTTCTTCTATAGATAAACGCCAGTCAATCCCAACCACATCTACAGGAAGGTCATGCCATTCCATTGCTAAGTGGCTAGCCCCGACACCGAATGTAATAAGCGGCACGCCTGTTTCACGAAGCTCCGTGAAAATACGTGTCATCACCGGTTTGATGAAAATACGATAATCTGCTACATTTAATGCTCCAACCCACGAATCAAATATTTGAATAGCCTTCGCCCCAGCTTTAACCTGTGCTTTGATGTATACGATAATCATATCCGCAAGCTTGTCCATTAATGCAAGCCAAGCTTGTGGTTCAGATACCATAAATGCTTTCGTTTTGTTATAGCTTTTAGAAGGTCCCCCTTCAATCATATAACTAGCTAGAGTAAATGGCGCACCGGCAAATCCGATTAGTGGGACATTCAGCTGTTCTGTCGTTAATAATTTTATCGTATCCAATACAAATGGCACATGATCCTCTGGTGATAATTCACCTAAGTTAGCCACATCTTGTACAGTACGAATTGGATTTGAAATAACAGGTCCTACTCCAGATTTAATCTTTACATCTACGCCAATTCCAACAAGCGGTGTAACGATATCCTTATATAGGATAGCTGCATCGACATTATAATTTTCTACTGGTAAACGTGTTACATAAGCACATAATTCAGGTTCGTGTGTAATTTGTTCTAAGGAATATTTTTCTTTTATTTTTCTGTATTCGGGTTGTGATCTTCCAGCTTGCCTCATAAACCAAACTGGTGTGTGATCAACTTGCTCTCCACGTGCTGCACGAAGAAGTGTATCGTTAAATTTAGTCATTAAAGGTACCTGCCTCTCTTTATGTATACGTACTATTTCCTATACGTTTCAACTATAGACGTTCTTATTTCGGTTGTATAGCGATATAGTGTATTTGTCATAAAATTGTCCGCAATTCTATATGATACTTGTGTATTATGTTTTTAAAGGCGTTATTATGGGAAAGATATATTAAAAGTGAAAAAGGGAGGTATTAATTATGAATCTATATATGACATCCGGAACACCAGAATTTATGCAATCCATAAAAAAGAAATACCCAAACGAAGAACTATTCCTATTACATGGAACTGGAAATTCAGTGCTAATCCACGAATCTTCCAATAAAACAGTTTTTCAAGTACCTAGAAAGTATGAAATTTTAGAGTCGGCTGGACAATTCTCCCATAAAGGTTACTTCGTCTTACACAATATACCCCTATCAGATGAAGGGAAATCCATTTTTGAATATAAATTTACAAATTTAAGCCCAACCGTTAAAAATGAACCTGGATTTATCGCTCTAAGGGTTCTTAAACCGATCAAATCCGATACATATATTATTTTATCGGAATGGTCTGGTCCAAGCAGTTACGAAGTATGGGAAAAATCAGTCAACCTTGATTTTAGTATGGTTGCTGACAAGCAAAATCTATTTACGAGCGCACCATACATCTCAACTTATCAATCCACGCAAGAAGAGGAAGCTATTTAAAGCTCCCTCTTTTTGCTTGCTATATCTTACTAATTCGTAAAGTCAATTCCGAAACTGCTATCATTATAATGGGGATAAGTAGAAGTTCCCATGCGATTCCAGCCTGGAATACAATGACGATCAACACGAAGATTGCCTGTATCAATTGGATGATCCGGATCAGGCGGTTAATTGCTTTTATTCGCGTTCCTTCATTAATAGGGAACAGCAGATCCATTCGAAATTCATGTCCAGACGATAAGGACTGGCGCAGTTGAATAACCGTAGCAAATGAAAGCGCACTAGTAAAAATAATCGCAACGATCGGAAACGGGATAAAAATAG is drawn from Psychrobacillus sp. INOP01 and contains these coding sequences:
- the hemH gene encoding ferrochelatase; the protein is MMKKTMGLLVMAYGTPYSEADIERYYTHIRHGRKPSDEQLADLTGRYEAIGGISPLAKITESQARGLCDRLNELQDEIEFKLYIGLKHIEPFLEDAVAEMHKDGITEAVSMVLAPHFSTFSIKSYNGRIKEEAEKLGNLKITSIESWYDEPKFIQYWSDKVSAAFAEMTEEQREKACLIVSAHSLPEKIKELGDPYPDQLQETADLIAGAAGVKNYAVGWQSAGQTPEPWIGPDVQDLTRELHEQEGYTTFVYTPVGFVAEHLEVLYDNDYECKVVCDDIGATYVRPEMPNAQGQFIDAMADVVLKHLK
- the hemE gene encoding uroporphyrinogen decarboxylase, whose product is MTKFNDTLLRAARGEQVDHTPVWFMRQAGRSQPEYRKIKEKYSLEQITHEPELCAYVTRLPVENYNVDAAILYKDIVTPLVGIGVDVKIKSGVGPVISNPIRTVQDVANLGELSPEDHVPFVLDTIKLLTTEQLNVPLIGFAGAPFTLASYMIEGGPSKSYNKTKAFMVSEPQAWLALMDKLADMIIVYIKAQVKAGAKAIQIFDSWVGALNVADYRIFIKPVMTRIFTELRETGVPLITFGVGASHLAMEWHDLPVDVVGIDWRLSIEEARAKGLTKPLMGNLDPSYLIGEWAEIEKRAKIIVEQGVAQPGHIFNLGHGVFPEVDPDTLKRLTSFVHDYSKELITAKSN
- a CDS encoding antibiotic biosynthesis monooxygenase — encoded protein: MNLYMTSGTPEFMQSIKKKYPNEELFLLHGTGNSVLIHESSNKTVFQVPRKYEILESAGQFSHKGYFVLHNIPLSDEGKSIFEYKFTNLSPTVKNEPGFIALRVLKPIKSDTYIILSEWSGPSSYEVWEKSVNLDFSMVADKQNLFTSAPYISTYQSTQEEEAI